One window of the Bacteroidia bacterium genome contains the following:
- a CDS encoding peptidoglycan DD-metalloendopeptidase family protein — translation MKSKKIFLTLALLVVSLMFAQAQKVETENELNTNGEITNPDTVTPSVLSAGNIVIPSQSIYGNDWDTLYIRLSRHKKVSINDSIILSLLTSDNSNFYMPVPGMVLSEFGWRHGRVHAGIDLRLAKGDSVHSAFDGVVRISRYFSGYGNIVVVRHYNGLETCYAHLSKRIAKVNSEVKAGEVLGLGGRTGRATCDHLHFEVRYLEEPMNPRLVVDFQNQKISNDSLVVTNDSFFHRKTKSSKPKTTSPADFKMDKNGDFYTIKQGDTLYSIAKRNNTSVAALCNKNNLSEHSILSIGQKLKL, via the coding sequence ATGAAGTCTAAGAAAATATTTTTAACATTAGCATTACTCGTTGTATCTCTGATGTTTGCACAAGCTCAAAAGGTCGAAACTGAAAATGAGCTAAACACCAACGGTGAAATTACTAATCCTGATACTGTAACTCCTTCTGTTTTATCTGCTGGAAATATAGTTATTCCATCTCAATCAATTTATGGAAATGACTGGGATACATTATATATAAGATTAAGCAGACACAAAAAAGTATCAATAAACGACTCAATTATTTTAAGCTTATTAACTTCAGATAATTCAAATTTTTATATGCCTGTTCCTGGAATGGTACTTTCAGAATTTGGCTGGAGACATGGACGGGTACATGCAGGAATTGATTTAAGGCTTGCAAAAGGTGATTCTGTTCATTCTGCATTTGATGGAGTAGTTAGAATTAGCCGTTATTTCAGTGGTTATGGTAACATTGTTGTTGTTCGACATTATAACGGTTTGGAAACATGTTATGCTCATCTTTCAAAAAGAATTGCTAAGGTTAATTCTGAAGTTAAAGCGGGTGAGGTACTTGGTTTAGGTGGCAGAACTGGTCGTGCTACTTGTGATCATCTTCATTTTGAAGTTAGATATTTAGAAGAACCTATGAATCCAAGATTGGTAGTTGATTTTCAGAATCAGAAAATTTCTAATGATTCCTTGGTTGTAACCAATGATTCTTTTTTTCATAGAAAAACTAAATCGTCAAAACCAAAAACCACCTCACCAGCAGATTTTAAAATGGATAAAAACGGAGATTTTTATACTATAAAACAAGGAGATACTTTGTATTCTATAGCAAAGAGAAATAATACTTCTGTTGCTGCATTGTGCAATAAAAATAATTTGTCTGAGCATTCTATTTTAAGCATAGGTCAGAAGCTTAAACTATAA
- a CDS encoding DUF4339 domain-containing protein: protein MNKIFLFDGKEKTGPFSEEDLKNLYLNKKMRFWYDGMPKWLPIEMLGNATIQNKLFAKPKKIRNYTLIYLMWVFIGIISLFVLLLYTFLFDEFGETELIQFSLYWFGPLVFSITTLISAYSKSNRPLLYGLLAAISGTVFLILFFGIIWSAL, encoded by the coding sequence ATGAATAAGATTTTTCTTTTCGATGGTAAAGAAAAAACAGGTCCGTTTTCTGAAGAAGACTTAAAAAACTTATATTTAAATAAAAAAATGCGTTTTTGGTATGATGGAATGCCCAAATGGCTACCCATTGAAATGCTTGGCAATGCTACAATTCAAAATAAACTTTTCGCTAAACCAAAAAAGATTAGAAATTACACACTAATATATTTAATGTGGGTTTTTATAGGTATAATTTCTTTATTTGTTTTATTACTATACACATTTTTATTTGATGAGTTTGGTGAAACTGAACTTATTCAGTTTTCACTTTATTGGTTTGGTCCACTTGTTTTTAGTATTACAACTTTAATATCTGCATACTCAAAAAGTAATAGACCATTATTATATGGTCTATTAGCAGCTATTTCGGGTACTGTTTTTCTTATATTATTCTTCGGAATAATCTGGTCGGCCTTATAA
- a CDS encoding aldehyde ferredoxin oxidoreductase yields MESFIKVLMIDASTGFYKMQRYQIGKYYGPVDIGFHLSGVHNSLTIGTGLLAGSILPGSNRLIFSGFSPCWAGFYVSSMGGAGLVFDNLGISMISIVGKAKSNSILYLNRNHGEEIELEIQPLDTQTIWKSGRKGVYSMMDYTYSKFGHRYETDPRILATGPASQMTDFGSICSAPIKNKDITFVDTWAGRGGFGSKMLQQHGIASIIYGGTFLDEDFRDRKVADSWFEDKYNKKLAAKDIEATTKYRFDEHFETGGTLGVNYATVGSKIIAFNYKSIYWSENDRKELHQKFVVDHYLKQFNEETIKTKQQKNCGEPCAAVCKKMNHEFKKDYEPYQTMGPLSGIFDQRAAELLNHHADMLGFDAISVGGVISWLFECISEGLLKLSEVGLKEKPVFGAEGFDIVNDSMKNAQLGVALLDNVISGKYDMLDMSDGARLLAHKISQDRGKRVMDKFVFAGFRRKGWMVPNQYWTPGVLSPMPMMGKYYMYYGKDFMDPRKLGRENANRMIKELMLDNMGICRFHRAWAEDMISDIIGKLYNKKFEYVESVKNISSWINSRNSSSFWESERNMDLVHTFIKNKFEEKSDELELNYWYERFNVNKQEAAFEYWYEIHKGVHESLKEY; encoded by the coding sequence ATGGAAAGTTTTATTAAAGTATTGATGATAGATGCCTCAACCGGTTTCTATAAAATGCAAAGATATCAGATTGGAAAATATTATGGTCCTGTAGATATTGGGTTCCATTTATCAGGCGTACATAATAGTTTAACAATAGGCACAGGATTATTGGCAGGATCAATACTTCCAGGTTCTAATCGTCTGATTTTTTCTGGTTTCTCGCCTTGTTGGGCAGGATTTTATGTGTCTTCAATGGGCGGTGCCGGGTTAGTATTCGACAATCTTGGAATAAGTATGATTTCTATTGTAGGAAAAGCAAAATCTAACTCAATATTATATTTAAACAGAAATCACGGTGAAGAAATTGAGCTTGAAATTCAACCTTTGGATACACAAACAATTTGGAAAAGTGGAAGAAAAGGCGTGTACTCTATGATGGATTATACTTATTCAAAATTCGGACACAGATATGAAACAGATCCGAGGATTTTAGCGACTGGTCCTGCATCTCAGATGACCGACTTTGGATCAATCTGTTCTGCTCCCATAAAAAATAAAGACATTACTTTTGTTGACACTTGGGCAGGACGAGGTGGGTTTGGAAGTAAAATGTTACAACAACATGGAATTGCCTCTATCATTTATGGAGGAACTTTCTTAGATGAAGACTTCAGAGATCGTAAAGTAGCCGATTCATGGTTTGAAGACAAATACAATAAAAAACTTGCTGCAAAAGACATTGAGGCAACTACAAAATATCGTTTTGATGAACATTTTGAAACAGGCGGAACCTTAGGAGTAAATTATGCAACAGTTGGAAGTAAAATAATTGCCTTTAATTACAAATCTATTTATTGGAGCGAAAACGACAGAAAAGAATTACATCAGAAATTTGTTGTTGATCATTATTTAAAACAGTTTAATGAAGAAACCATTAAAACCAAACAACAAAAAAATTGTGGAGAACCTTGTGCTGCTGTTTGCAAAAAAATGAATCATGAATTTAAAAAAGATTACGAGCCATATCAGACAATGGGGCCACTATCCGGCATATTTGATCAACGTGCTGCAGAACTATTGAATCACCATGCAGATATGTTAGGGTTTGACGCAATATCGGTTGGCGGTGTTATTTCATGGTTGTTTGAGTGTATATCTGAAGGCTTACTAAAACTTTCTGAAGTTGGTCTAAAAGAAAAACCTGTTTTTGGTGCAGAAGGGTTCGATATTGTTAACGACTCGATGAAAAATGCACAACTTGGAGTTGCTTTATTGGATAATGTTATTTCTGGTAAGTATGACATGCTTGACATGAGTGACGGAGCCAGATTATTAGCTCATAAGATCAGTCAGGATAGAGGAAAAAGAGTAATGGACAAATTTGTATTTGCAGGATTCAGACGAAAAGGTTGGATGGTTCCTAATCAGTACTGGACACCAGGAGTACTTTCACCAATGCCAATGATGGGAAAATATTATATGTACTATGGAAAGGATTTTATGGATCCAAGAAAACTTGGTAGAGAAAATGCAAACAGAATGATAAAAGAATTAATGCTCGACAATATGGGTATATGTAGATTCCATAGAGCCTGGGCAGAAGATATGATTTCTGATATCATTGGTAAACTTTATAACAAAAAGTTTGAATATGTAGAATCTGTTAAAAATATTTCTTCATGGATTAACAGTAGAAACTCTTCATCTTTTTGGGAATCTGAAAGGAATATGGATTTAGTTCATACATTTATTAAAAATAAATTTGAAGAAAAATCTGATGAACTTGAACTTAATTATTGGTATGAAAGATTTAATGTTAACAAACAGGAAGCAGCTTTTGAATACTGGTATGAAATACACAAAGGTGTTCACGAATCATTAAAAGAGTATTAG
- a CDS encoding T9SS type A sorting domain-containing protein, translated as MKKFKILIAICLSFVLTNEIQAQGVEITAGGKIEFVSTTSLEIQNGNFINNGTYTKGSETITFSGSSNGNISGSSNNDIYSFTINNTNGVSLIGTGYFAINKTLTFTVGLLNTGTNEVIINDNANVTGANTSNYINGNCRKVGNDAFVFPIGKSGKYAPIGISAPGNITDNFTAIYYKDNPDPLYSVDLLGVGINNVSVKEYWILDRTNGSSNVNVTLNWDNLSGVSLVNDIRVARWDGSKWTDAGSTATTGNSTLGSVTSGVVSTFSPFTLGSATVNNPLPVELMSFSAECDNDKVAVKWSTVTETNCDYFIVEKMYEGEKFSQIAKIRGSGNSNQIINYQIEDNSTKNQVAYYRLTQVDFSGIADVMDERIVTTNCNVTDNTVNAFQNNESLNIIISSVNENIIISIYDLNGRLITKYSKVLSDRENKINLVDFNLSEGMYIANIQTANNAKSVKLIIR; from the coding sequence ATGAAAAAGTTTAAGATATTAATTGCAATTTGCTTGTCATTTGTTTTAACAAATGAAATACAGGCACAGGGTGTTGAAATTACTGCTGGCGGGAAAATTGAATTTGTTAGTACTACCTCGTTGGAAATTCAGAATGGAAACTTTATTAATAATGGAACTTATACCAAGGGTTCAGAAACAATTACTTTCTCTGGTTCCAGTAATGGTAATATTTCAGGTAGCAGTAATAATGATATTTACAGCTTTACAATAAATAACACTAATGGTGTATCTTTAATTGGTACCGGGTATTTTGCTATTAATAAAACTTTAACGTTTACAGTTGGTTTGTTAAATACTGGAACTAATGAAGTTATTATAAATGATAATGCAAATGTAACCGGAGCAAATACTTCGAATTATATTAATGGTAATTGCAGAAAGGTGGGAAATGATGCTTTTGTTTTTCCAATTGGGAAAAGCGGAAAATATGCTCCGATAGGAATTTCGGCTCCAGGAAATATTACAGATAATTTTACTGCTATATATTATAAAGATAATCCAGATCCTTTGTATTCTGTAGATTTATTAGGTGTTGGTATTAATAATGTTAGTGTAAAAGAGTATTGGATTTTAGATAGAACAAATGGAAGTAGTAATGTAAACGTTACATTAAATTGGGATAATTTAAGTGGAGTTTCTCTGGTAAATGATATAAGAGTAGCAAGATGGGATGGTTCAAAATGGACTGATGCCGGCTCTACTGCAACTACTGGAAACTCAACTTTGGGTTCAGTTACATCTGGTGTTGTTAGTACATTTAGTCCTTTTACGTTAGGTTCGGCTACAGTTAATAATCCGCTTCCTGTTGAATTAATGTCATTTAGTGCAGAATGTGACAATGATAAGGTAGCTGTAAAATGGTCAACAGTAACTGAAACAAATTGTGATTATTTTATTGTAGAGAAAATGTATGAAGGAGAAAAATTTTCGCAGATTGCAAAAATTAGAGGAAGTGGAAATTCCAATCAAATAATAAATTATCAAATTGAAGATAATTCAACTAAAAATCAAGTTGCATATTATCGGTTGACTCAGGTAGATTTTTCGGGAATAGCTGATGTTATGGATGAAAGAATTGTAACCACAAATTGCAATGTAACTGATAATACAGTAAATGCTTTTCAGAATAATGAAAGTTTAAATATTATAATAAGTTCAGTTAATGAAAATATAATAATAAGTATTTATGATTTAAATGGAAGATTGATTACAAAATATTCTAAGGTATTATCTGATAGGGAAAATAAAATTAATTTGGTTGATTTTAATTTATCAGAAGGGATGTACATTGCTAATATTCAAACAGCAAATAATGCTAAATCAGTAAAATTGATAATTAGGTAG
- a CDS encoding DUF2339 domain-containing protein, whose amino-acid sequence MEEFFIGLSVMLLLGILALVIIFMIRVSSQVGKINKSITDLRTDLAKDRNAKVVQDIKSVVQQVPIVKPVEIVKPVIEVVAPPIKEQAPIPVIEIKKEQENIIVPPVIKKEEPVIQNKIETPVKPVASPVKPVVTKTPKPKTDLEKWIGEHLLSIIGIGVLVLGLAFFVKYAIDRNWINEVGRVAIGILAGGALITLAHKLRKSYKTFSSILVGGGIAVLYFTITIGFQSYHLFSQTAAFAIMVVITGFAVLLSHAYNRQILAIIAIVGGFGTPLFVSTGDGNYIVLFSYLIILNVGMLVLSYFKNWYWLNVICFAFTTIIYGSWLGYQVSEKAHPPYLGALIFGSVFYAIFFLMNIINNIKEKRKFNWSEITILLTNTFMFFAAGMVILNNVQSARLQGIFTIAIALFNLLFALLLYKRKQVDRNLIYLLIGFVLTFVSLTAPIQLDGSYITLFWAAETALLLWFSQKSGIKIIKLAAVTLMPLMLISLVIDWSHIYIYYDKYLTKADADFYGIALTEPLALIFNKAFITSMAVVVSLFLNIYLLRFEPSIPKYIETGTKVYRWILLPILVLFLYLGLLLEIQYQLWQNIEYLCVRHVYLGVFHLAYVLGLLIWSYYRKEEVLKNIVLGIGFFVSIFYMIFFNFQTSLTRDTYITGEELSLTPFLFHYLSVIFVLGIIFMIWRSYSNLYGNKSAMSIISLWFGVFVFLFVGSSELDHLAVLTQVDATHTIKAMLLQSRKISYPIFWGLTSFVLMFLGMKNKNQMLRIISLSVFAVTLIKLFTWDIRGINEGGKVIAFISLGILLLVISFMYQKLKRLILEDDIKNKEAESKAEKEL is encoded by the coding sequence ATGGAAGAATTTTTTATAGGTTTATCGGTAATGCTTTTACTGGGAATACTTGCACTTGTAATAATATTTATGATAAGGGTAAGTTCTCAGGTAGGTAAAATAAATAAAAGTATTACAGATCTCAGAACAGATTTAGCAAAAGATAGAAATGCTAAAGTAGTGCAGGATATAAAATCTGTAGTTCAGCAAGTTCCAATAGTTAAGCCGGTTGAGATAGTTAAGCCTGTTATTGAGGTAGTTGCTCCACCTATTAAGGAGCAGGCACCAATTCCTGTAATAGAAATTAAAAAAGAGCAGGAAAATATTATTGTTCCACCAGTTATTAAAAAGGAAGAACCTGTAATTCAAAATAAGATAGAAACTCCTGTTAAGCCGGTTGCAAGCCCTGTTAAACCAGTAGTTACAAAAACTCCAAAGCCAAAAACTGATCTTGAGAAATGGATTGGTGAGCATTTGTTAAGTATTATTGGTATTGGTGTATTGGTATTGGGATTAGCATTTTTTGTAAAATATGCAATTGACAGAAACTGGATTAATGAGGTTGGAAGAGTTGCTATTGGAATTTTAGCAGGTGGTGCATTAATTACATTGGCTCATAAATTAAGAAAATCATACAAAACATTTAGTTCTATTCTTGTTGGAGGTGGAATAGCTGTATTATATTTTACTATTACAATTGGATTTCAGAGTTATCATTTATTTTCGCAGACTGCAGCATTTGCTATAATGGTTGTAATTACAGGTTTTGCAGTACTGTTATCACATGCTTATAACCGACAAATATTAGCAATTATTGCTATTGTTGGCGGGTTTGGAACTCCCTTGTTTGTAAGTACTGGTGATGGTAACTACATAGTGTTATTTTCTTACCTAATAATTCTAAATGTAGGTATGTTAGTTTTATCATACTTTAAAAACTGGTATTGGCTTAATGTTATTTGTTTTGCATTTACTACAATAATTTATGGTAGTTGGTTGGGTTATCAGGTAAGTGAGAAGGCTCATCCTCCATATTTAGGTGCTTTAATATTTGGATCAGTATTTTATGCCATTTTCTTCCTTATGAATATTATTAATAACATTAAAGAAAAGAGAAAATTTAATTGGAGTGAAATAACTATACTGTTAACTAATACTTTTATGTTTTTTGCTGCCGGTATGGTAATTCTTAATAATGTTCAATCAGCAAGATTACAGGGTATATTTACTATAGCTATTGCATTATTTAATTTGCTTTTTGCATTACTTTTATACAAGCGTAAGCAAGTTGACCGCAATCTTATTTATTTGCTAATAGGATTTGTTCTAACATTTGTTAGTTTAACAGCACCTATTCAGTTAGATGGAAGTTATATAACATTATTCTGGGCTGCTGAGACTGCTTTATTGTTATGGTTTTCCCAAAAATCTGGAATTAAAATTATTAAACTTGCAGCAGTTACTTTAATGCCTCTTATGCTGATAAGTCTGGTAATTGATTGGTCGCATATTTACATTTATTATGATAAATATTTAACCAAAGCAGATGCAGATTTTTATGGTATTGCCCTAACAGAGCCACTTGCCTTAATATTTAACAAAGCATTTATTACAAGTATGGCTGTAGTTGTTTCGTTATTTCTAAATATTTATTTACTAAGGTTTGAACCATCAATACCAAAATATATAGAAACCGGAACTAAGGTATATCGATGGATATTGTTACCTATATTAGTTCTTTTTTTATATCTAGGATTATTGTTAGAAATTCAGTATCAATTATGGCAAAATATTGAATATTTGTGTGTGCGACATGTTTACCTTGGTGTTTTTCATTTAGCTTATGTATTGGGATTATTAATCTGGTCTTATTACAGAAAAGAAGAAGTTCTGAAAAATATTGTTCTGGGAATTGGATTTTTTGTGTCTATATTCTATATGATTTTCTTTAATTTCCAAACCTCACTGACAAGAGATACATACATAACAGGCGAAGAATTGTCATTAACCCCATTTCTTTTCCATTATTTGAGTGTGATCTTTGTTTTAGGAATTATATTCATGATATGGAGAAGTTATTCCAATCTTTATGGGAATAAATCAGCAATGAGTATTATTTCATTATGGTTTGGAGTATTTGTTTTTCTATTTGTTGGAAGTTCGGAGCTCGACCATTTGGCTGTGTTAACTCAGGTTGATGCAACACATACTATAAAAGCAATGTTATTGCAATCGCGAAAAATTTCTTACCCTATTTTCTGGGGGTTGACATCCTTTGTATTAATGTTTTTAGGAATGAAAAATAAGAACCAGATGCTTAGAATAATTTCATTATCTGTTTTTGCTGTAACATTAATCAAACTATTTACATGGGATATTAGAGGGATTAATGAAGGAGGTAAAGTTATTGCGTTTATTTCTTTAGGTATATTGTTACTCGTTATTTCGTTTATGTATCAGAAACTAAAAAGATTGATTTTAGAAGATGATATTAAAAATAAAGAAGCAGAATCTAAAGCTGAAAAGGAATTATAA
- a CDS encoding T9SS type A sorting domain-containing protein, giving the protein MNNSLKYIYLLSILLIVLLNGYSQQITFNKVYNYISLNANSIAFSVQQTADSGYVIAGKVSITNGNPWNQEVLIIKVNKYGDTLWTKTSGGSLADIAYDIERTSDGGYIVAGIKDCIVNTINFSIIGNMWILKLNQNGDTLWTRTYGGPYNDYANSIKQTADGGYIVAGTKNNTGINSHGDIWVLKLNQNGDTIWTKTFHFSNYLSEANTIFETNQGNYFLVGSSAIGSSSIAKILVLKLQNNGDSIWCKKLNGYIGNDVIQIEDSNLIVAGRGNPGGLIYKLNASGDIIWTRNCPPDQGYYFQINSLTTDTSGNIIAMGEKSNTYDQIDLWLHKLSTNGDSLWTKFYDFSMKDQGMNIKNTNDGGLIVAGRSDDYAWLFKLDENGNLTTNNILDNNNFNVWNYPNPFSNSTTIYYQIPSCNNKMVEITILNSMGNIIKTINSNSNENYVLFDSNDLPSGIYFYKISTENTSICKKMILIK; this is encoded by the coding sequence ATGAACAACAGTTTAAAATATATTTATTTATTAAGCATATTATTAATTGTATTATTAAATGGATACTCACAACAAATAACATTTAATAAAGTATATAATTATATTAGTTTAAATGCTAATTCCATTGCTTTTTCTGTGCAACAAACAGCGGATTCTGGCTACGTTATTGCTGGAAAAGTAAGTATAACTAATGGAAATCCATGGAATCAAGAGGTTTTAATTATTAAAGTAAATAAATATGGAGATACTTTATGGACAAAAACTTCTGGTGGATCATTGGCTGATATTGCTTATGATATCGAAAGAACTTCTGATGGTGGTTATATTGTTGCAGGCATAAAGGATTGTATTGTTAATACGATAAATTTTAGCATTATTGGTAATATGTGGATTTTAAAATTAAATCAGAATGGTGATACACTCTGGACTAGAACATATGGTGGACCATATAATGACTATGCAAATTCAATTAAACAAACTGCTGATGGTGGTTATATTGTTGCCGGTACAAAAAACAATACTGGAATAAATTCCCATGGTGACATTTGGGTTCTTAAATTAAATCAAAACGGTGACACAATCTGGACAAAAACTTTTCATTTTTCAAATTATTTATCAGAAGCAAACACTATTTTTGAAACTAATCAAGGCAATTATTTTTTGGTTGGTTCATCAGCTATAGGTTCATCATCAATTGCAAAAATTCTAGTTTTAAAATTACAGAATAACGGCGATTCCATTTGGTGTAAGAAGCTCAATGGATACATTGGAAATGATGTTATTCAAATTGAAGATTCAAATTTAATCGTTGCAGGCCGTGGTAATCCGGGTGGTTTAATTTATAAATTAAATGCAAGTGGCGATATTATTTGGACAAGAAACTGTCCTCCAGATCAAGGATATTATTTCCAGATAAATTCTTTAACAACAGATACTAGTGGAAATATTATTGCCATGGGAGAAAAATCAAATACTTATGATCAAATTGATTTATGGTTACATAAATTATCAACTAATGGTGATTCTTTATGGACTAAATTTTATGATTTTTCTATGAAAGATCAAGGCATGAACATAAAAAATACTAATGACGGTGGTCTTATCGTTGCAGGCAGATCAGATGATTATGCATGGTTATTTAAGTTAGACGAGAATGGAAATTTAACTACAAATAACATTTTAGATAATAATAATTTTAATGTTTGGAATTATCCTAACCCTTTTTCTAATTCAACAACAATATATTATCAAATACCATCATGCAACAATAAAATGGTTGAAATTACTATTCTTAATAGTATGGGTAACATTATAAAAACTATTAATAGCAATTCAAATGAAAATTATGTTTTATTTGACTCAAATGATTTACCATCTGGTATATATTTTTATAAAATAAGTACAGAAAATACTTCAATTTGTAAAAAAATGATTTTAATAAAATAA
- a CDS encoding DUF302 domain-containing protein codes for MKTNEMFIEFESKFGYTETIEKLTETILANEWKMPAVHDLQEILKKSGKDVLPIKVLELCKSKYSSQLLEKDELRNVSTLMPCRISAYEKDNGKTYISLMNADLLAKQIGGKVEEVMAQAYSEIEKIVEGFRK; via the coding sequence ATGAAAACAAATGAAATGTTTATAGAATTTGAAAGCAAATTTGGTTACACAGAAACTATAGAAAAATTAACTGAGACTATACTAGCAAATGAATGGAAAATGCCTGCTGTTCATGATTTACAGGAAATATTAAAAAAGAGTGGCAAAGATGTTTTACCAATTAAAGTTCTGGAACTTTGTAAATCGAAATATTCATCACAATTACTGGAAAAAGACGAATTAAGAAATGTATCAACATTAATGCCTTGCAGAATTTCGGCTTATGAAAAAGATAATGGTAAAACTTATATTTCACTAATGAATGCAGATTTACTTGCTAAACAAATTGGTGGAAAAGTAGAAGAAGTAATGGCACAGGCTTATAGTGAAATTGAGAAGATTGTTGAGGGGTTTAGAAAGTAG
- a CDS encoding HpcH/HpaI aldolase/citrate lyase family protein: MSTIASSGNKGKGVRSDCFVSIEITKTGGIEIILESKVKLMFGKSILQITNEILAFFEIKNAKITIEDTGALLFVIAARIEATIKQLIKTDKEFLLPFLEQNNYQTAKDQNRFSRLYLPGNSPSLMLNAGVHKPNGIILDLEDAVAPDKKFEASFLVRNALRNLDFYGAERMVRINQVPKGLDDLDFIVPHNVNLILVPKCESADQIHQVNNKIENIKKKYNVTGNIWLMPIVESALGVIKSFEIATAASNVVAMAIGLEDYTADLGTRRTADGIESLFARSQVVNACRAAGIQPIDSVFSDVMDMEGLKNNVLKSKALGFDGMGCIHPRQIKVIHENYAPATEEIEKAKKIVIAFDEATAKGLGVVSLGTKMIDPPVVKRAQNTIDLALKTGKINQNWKEEQHVS; the protein is encoded by the coding sequence ATGAGTACAATAGCATCATCGGGAAATAAAGGTAAAGGAGTTCGGTCCGATTGTTTTGTAAGTATAGAAATTACTAAAACAGGTGGAATTGAAATAATTCTCGAAAGCAAGGTAAAGCTTATGTTTGGTAAGTCAATTTTGCAAATTACCAATGAAATTCTTGCTTTTTTTGAAATTAAAAATGCCAAAATAACAATTGAAGATACCGGTGCTTTACTTTTTGTAATTGCTGCCAGAATTGAGGCAACAATAAAGCAACTAATAAAAACTGATAAAGAATTTTTGTTGCCATTTCTTGAGCAGAATAATTACCAGACAGCCAAAGATCAAAACAGGTTTTCGCGATTATATCTTCCGGGAAATAGCCCATCATTAATGTTAAATGCTGGTGTTCATAAACCAAACGGAATTATTTTAGATTTGGAAGATGCAGTTGCACCTGATAAAAAATTTGAAGCCAGTTTTTTGGTAAGAAATGCATTAAGAAATCTTGATTTTTACGGAGCCGAGAGAATGGTTAGAATTAATCAGGTTCCAAAAGGATTAGATGATCTTGATTTTATTGTGCCTCATAATGTAAATTTGATTTTAGTGCCAAAGTGCGAGAGTGCCGATCAGATTCATCAGGTAAATAACAAAATAGAAAATATTAAGAAAAAATATAATGTTACCGGAAATATATGGCTTATGCCAATTGTTGAAAGTGCATTAGGTGTTATTAAATCATTTGAAATTGCTACTGCTGCTTCAAATGTTGTTGCAATGGCAATTGGTTTGGAAGATTATACAGCCGATCTAGGAACCAGAAGAACTGCAGATGGAATAGAATCTTTATTTGCAAGAAGTCAGGTTGTAAACGCTTGTCGTGCTGCAGGTATTCAGCCCATCGATTCTGTTTTTTCTGATGTTATGGATATGGAAGGTCTTAAAAACAATGTGCTAAAATCAAAGGCTTTGGGTTTTGATGGAATGGGCTGTATTCATCCACGTCAGATAAAAGTGATTCACGAAAATTATGCTCCTGCAACCGAAGAAATAGAAAAAGCAAAGAAGATTGTTATAGCTTTTGATGAAGCAACAGCAAAAGGTTTGGGAGTTGTATCGCTAGGAACTAAAATGATTGATCCACCGGTAGTGAAACGTGCTCAGAATACTATAGATTTAGCTTTAAAAACAGGAAAAATTAACCAAAATTGGAAGGAAGAACAACATGTCAGCTAA